Proteins co-encoded in one Methylobacterium sp. WL1 genomic window:
- the fhuF gene encoding siderophore-iron reductase FhuF: protein MIAEIAACVPASLEAYRGGVAVGPGGPTALPVAALREPAVFDATLATFGAGYGAADRRVLVSYWSQFYLAALATPALTALIRLGRPLPLGFDTTRLELDDAGRPARLLVPAETPDCRSSDCASGLAGLVEGHLSPFVEMCHARCGIAPRVLWGNAAVILDYVAGELGGANDPACTAAATRLGWRGTLACGRNPLAQALCADASGCRRRRVCCLRHRLPGVPSCGALCPLERATER, encoded by the coding sequence ATGATCGCCGAGATCGCCGCATGCGTCCCGGCCTCCCTGGAGGCGTACCGGGGCGGCGTCGCCGTCGGGCCCGGCGGTCCCACGGCGCTTCCCGTCGCCGCGCTGCGCGAGCCGGCCGTCTTCGACGCGACGCTGGCAACCTTCGGAGCCGGATACGGGGCCGCCGACCGGCGCGTCCTGGTCTCGTACTGGAGCCAGTTCTACCTGGCAGCTCTCGCGACACCGGCCCTGACCGCCCTGATCCGCCTTGGGCGCCCGCTGCCGCTGGGCTTCGACACGACACGTCTCGAACTCGACGATGCCGGCCGGCCCGCCCGCCTCCTGGTCCCGGCGGAGACCCCGGATTGCCGGTCGTCGGATTGCGCGTCCGGCCTGGCGGGTCTGGTCGAGGGGCACCTGAGCCCGTTCGTCGAGATGTGCCACGCCCGATGCGGCATCGCCCCCCGGGTCCTGTGGGGGAACGCGGCGGTGATCCTCGACTACGTCGCCGGGGAACTCGGCGGCGCAAATGACCCGGCCTGCACGGCCGCCGCGACCAGGCTCGGATGGCGCGGTACGCTCGCCTGCGGTAGGAACCCCCTCGCGCAGGCCTTGTGCGCAGATGCGTCGGGCTGCCGGCGCCGGCGGGTCTGCTGCCTGCGCCACCGCCTTCCGGGCGTCCCGTCCTGCGGAGCGCTCTGCCCCCTCGAACGCGCCACCGAGCGTTGA
- a CDS encoding ABC transporter ATP-binding protein has product MLKAFLAYYRPHRTLFLTDFGCAVLSGLLELGFPIAVKVFVDRLLPQQDWSLIVLAACGLALVYVANAGLMVVVTYWGHVLGINIETTMRARAFDHLQKLSFRFYDGQKTGHLVARVTKDLEEIGEVAHHGPEDLFIAVMTLIGAFALMVWVHPTLALITGAILPVIAFVSLRYGGRMTRNWQTQYGRVGAFNARIEENVGGMRVVQAFANEQHERALFARDNARYRDTKLEAYRLMAASLSINYLGLRLVQIAVLLGGAAFVVRGDLTAGGFVGFLLLVGVFYRPLEKIGAVIETYPKGVAGFRRYQDLLATEPDIVDRPDAIDAGTLRGDIRFEGVSFGYDASRPIFAGLDMAIAAGETIAFVGPSGVGKTTLCALLPRFYEVAAGRVTLDGIDVRALTLASLRRQIGIVQQDVFLFAGTIRENIAYGRLDATEAEIDQAARRARLGALIDSLPTGLDTVVGERGVRLSGGQKQRIAIARVFLKNPPILILDEATSALDTQTEREIQQALADLAQGRTTLVIAHRLATIRDADRIVVLGEDGIVEQGRHAALLDADGVYRRLHAAQFGSPPEGEFSATAAE; this is encoded by the coding sequence ATGCTGAAGGCCTTCCTCGCTTATTATAGGCCGCACCGGACGCTGTTCCTGACGGATTTCGGCTGCGCCGTGCTGTCCGGCCTGCTGGAACTCGGCTTTCCGATCGCCGTGAAGGTCTTCGTCGACCGGTTGCTGCCGCAGCAGGATTGGAGCCTGATCGTGCTGGCGGCCTGCGGCCTCGCGCTGGTCTACGTGGCCAATGCCGGCCTGATGGTGGTGGTGACCTACTGGGGCCACGTGCTCGGCATCAACATCGAGACCACGATGCGGGCGCGGGCTTTCGATCACCTGCAGAAGCTCTCCTTCCGGTTCTACGACGGGCAGAAGACGGGTCACCTCGTCGCCCGGGTGACGAAGGATCTGGAAGAGATCGGCGAGGTCGCCCACCACGGGCCCGAGGATCTGTTCATCGCCGTGATGACACTCATCGGGGCCTTCGCCCTCATGGTCTGGGTTCACCCGACCCTGGCGCTGATCACCGGTGCAATCCTGCCGGTCATCGCCTTCGTGAGCCTGCGCTACGGCGGCCGCATGACCCGGAACTGGCAGACGCAATACGGCCGGGTCGGCGCTTTCAATGCGCGCATCGAGGAGAATGTCGGCGGCATGCGGGTCGTGCAGGCGTTTGCCAACGAGCAGCACGAGCGCGCCCTGTTCGCCCGCGACAACGCCCGCTACCGGGACACCAAACTCGAAGCCTACCGGCTCATGGCGGCCAGCCTGTCGATCAACTATCTCGGCCTGCGCCTGGTCCAGATCGCAGTGCTGCTCGGCGGCGCGGCCTTCGTGGTCCGCGGCGACCTGACCGCCGGCGGCTTCGTCGGCTTCCTGCTGCTGGTCGGCGTCTTCTACCGCCCGCTGGAGAAGATCGGCGCGGTGATCGAGACCTATCCGAAGGGGGTGGCGGGCTTTCGCCGCTACCAGGACCTGCTGGCCACCGAACCCGATATCGTCGACCGGCCGGACGCCATCGATGCGGGGACCCTGCGCGGTGACATCCGCTTCGAGGGCGTGAGCTTCGGCTACGACGCGAGCCGCCCGATCTTCGCCGGGCTCGACATGGCCATCGCCGCGGGGGAGACAATCGCCTTCGTCGGCCCGTCGGGCGTCGGCAAGACGACGCTCTGCGCGTTGCTGCCGCGCTTCTACGAAGTCGCGGCGGGGCGGGTGACGTTGGACGGCATCGATGTGCGCGCGCTCACCCTCGCCTCCCTCCGGCGGCAGATCGGCATCGTTCAGCAGGACGTGTTCCTGTTCGCCGGCACGATCCGCGAGAACATCGCCTACGGACGCCTCGACGCCACCGAGGCCGAGATCGACCAGGCAGCCCGCCGCGCCCGGCTCGGCGCGCTGATCGACAGCCTGCCCACCGGGCTGGACACGGTGGTGGGCGAGCGCGGGGTGCGGCTGTCCGGGGGGCAGAAGCAGCGCATCGCCATCGCGCGGGTGTTCCTCAAGAATCCGCCCATCCTGATCCTCGACGAGGCGACCTCGGCCCTCGACACGCAGACCGAGCGCGAGATCCAGCAGGCGCTGGCCGACCTCGCACAGGGACGCACGACCCTGGTCATCGCCCATCGGCTGGCGACGATCCGCGACGCCGACCGCATCGTGGTCCTGGGTGAGGACGGCATCGTCGAGCAGGGGCGGCACGCGGCATTGCTCGATGCCGACGGCGTCTATCGCCGCCTGCACGCGGCACAGTTCGGTTCGCCTCCGGAAGGCGAATTTTCCGCGACTGCGGCGGAGTGA
- a CDS encoding NAD(P)H-hydrate dehydratase, with protein sequence MSTVTPVTEHILRSMAPPEPDGDSKDGRGRVLIVAGCTGLPGAVLLAAHAALRVGAGKLQLAVCQDLAIPIGIAVPEALVVGLKQTEDGGIDRSCAEALAKRAARVDAVLVGPGMSEDADAEGVTGALVRGAGEAALVLDAGALAALRAVPDLTRRLTKPAIITPHAGEMAQLLDEDRAAIEADPLAAARRATERFGTVTVMKGGRTHVVAPDGRAWCYEVGHVGLATSGSGDTLAGLVVGLLARGAEPEAAALWSVYAHGEAGRRLARRYGGIGFMAREIPGEIPCILAEVMT encoded by the coding sequence ATGAGCACCGTCACGCCGGTCACCGAGCACATCCTCCGCAGCATGGCCCCGCCCGAGCCGGACGGCGACAGCAAGGACGGACGTGGCCGCGTCCTCATTGTGGCCGGATGTACGGGCCTGCCCGGCGCGGTGCTGCTGGCGGCCCATGCGGCACTCCGGGTCGGCGCCGGAAAGCTGCAACTTGCGGTCTGCCAGGACCTGGCGATCCCAATCGGGATCGCGGTGCCGGAGGCGCTGGTCGTCGGGCTCAAGCAGACCGAGGACGGTGGCATCGACCGCTCCTGCGCCGAGGCGCTCGCGAAGCGGGCGGCCCGCGTCGATGCGGTTTTGGTCGGACCCGGCATGTCCGAGGATGCCGACGCAGAGGGCGTCACCGGGGCTCTGGTCCGCGGAGCCGGCGAGGCCGCGCTCGTCCTCGATGCCGGCGCCCTTGCCGCGTTGCGTGCCGTCCCCGACCTGACGCGGAGACTGACCAAGCCGGCGATCATCACCCCGCATGCCGGCGAGATGGCGCAACTCCTCGATGAGGATCGTGCGGCGATCGAGGCGGATCCATTGGCAGCGGCCCGACGCGCGACCGAGCGCTTTGGCACGGTCACGGTCATGAAGGGTGGCCGAACCCATGTGGTCGCCCCGGATGGCCGCGCCTGGTGCTACGAAGTCGGCCATGTCGGGTTAGCCACGTCGGGCTCCGGCGACACGCTCGCGGGCCTCGTCGTCGGCCTGCTGGCCCGCGGTGCCGAGCCGGAGGCGGCCGCCCTTTGGAGTGTGTACGCCCACGGCGAGGCCGGGCGCCGGCTCGCGCGCCGCTACGGCGGCATCGGGTTCATGGCCCGCGAGATCCCGGGGGAGATCCCTTGCATCCTGGCCGAGGTCATGACGTAG
- a CDS encoding histidine phosphatase family protein — translation MPQRYPLRLWVLRHGESSGNVARDAAQAAGAARIDIPERDVDVPLSALGHSQAEALGRWFASLPDDERPNLVLASPYRRAVETAEGIRRAGGVASATPRLLVDERLREKEFGILDRLTRIGIERHHPEQAELRRDLGKFYHRPPGGESWCDVILRLRSALDTVGLHHDGRRILLVAHQVVVLCLRYLLEEMTEAEILAIDARGDVPNCGVTEYAFSASAAPGGGLVQIRYNFVAPLEAEGTPVTSEPGADATAT, via the coding sequence GTGCCTCAGAGATACCCGCTTCGGTTGTGGGTCTTGCGCCATGGCGAAAGCTCCGGGAACGTCGCCCGCGACGCAGCCCAGGCTGCGGGCGCCGCGCGCATCGACATTCCGGAGCGCGACGTGGACGTGCCGCTCAGTGCGCTCGGCCATTCTCAGGCGGAGGCTCTGGGGCGGTGGTTCGCCAGCCTCCCCGACGACGAGCGCCCGAACCTCGTCCTCGCCTCGCCGTACCGGCGCGCGGTCGAGACGGCCGAGGGGATCCGCAGGGCGGGCGGCGTCGCATCCGCTACGCCGCGGCTCCTCGTGGACGAGCGGCTGCGCGAGAAAGAGTTCGGCATCCTCGACCGGCTGACGCGGATCGGGATCGAGAGACACCATCCCGAGCAGGCCGAACTGCGCCGCGATCTCGGCAAGTTCTACCATCGCCCGCCGGGCGGCGAGAGCTGGTGCGACGTGATCCTGCGCTTGCGCAGCGCCCTCGACACGGTCGGCCTGCACCATGATGGGCGCCGGATCCTCCTGGTCGCCCACCAGGTGGTTGTGCTGTGTCTGCGCTACCTGTTGGAGGAGATGACCGAGGCCGAGATCCTGGCCATCGACGCCCGGGGGGACGTGCCGAATTGCGGCGTGACCGAGTACGCATTCTCGGCCTCCGCGGCACCTGGCGGCGGGCTTGTGCAGATCCGCTACAACTTCGTCGCACCCCTTGAGGCGGAAGGCACTCCCGTTACCTCCGAACCCGGTGCCGACGCGACTGCGACGTAA
- a CDS encoding CinA family protein, with translation MRDLLPRASSLGALLIARKQTLAVAESSSGGLVAAALLSVAGASAYFLGGAIVYTAEARACLLGIDAAAMAGLRSASEGYAALLARTVRERHGATWGIAETGAAGPSGNRYGDAAGHTCLAVSGPVTLVSTIETGGADRVANMRAFAGGLLDLLDRVLTEER, from the coding sequence ATGCGTGATTTGTTGCCGAGGGCCTCGAGCCTTGGGGCTCTGCTCATCGCGCGCAAGCAGACGCTGGCGGTCGCCGAGTCGTCCTCCGGGGGGCTCGTCGCGGCCGCGCTCCTGTCGGTGGCTGGCGCCAGCGCGTATTTCCTCGGTGGCGCCATCGTCTACACGGCCGAGGCCCGCGCCTGCCTGCTCGGCATCGACGCCGCTGCGATGGCCGGCCTGCGCTCGGCCTCCGAAGGCTATGCCGCACTCCTGGCCCGGACGGTCCGGGAACGGCACGGCGCGACCTGGGGTATCGCCGAGACCGGCGCCGCCGGCCCAAGCGGCAACCGCTACGGCGATGCGGCCGGGCACACCTGCCTGGCGGTCAGCGGACCGGTCACGCTGGTGTCCACGATCGAGACCGGCGGCGCGGACCGGGTCGCGAACATGCGGGCCTTCGCTGGCGGCCTCCTCGATCTGCTGGACCGGGTTCTCACGGAGGAGCGCTGA
- a CDS encoding DUF2076 domain-containing protein, producing MNSEERDVISGIFQRLEQAQTQPRDAEAERFIADKLRTQPYAPYAMAQLIYVQEEAIKSLNQQLEQARSQAAPAQSSGGGGFLSSIFGGGGSQRQEPQPGYGQQQRPGGQPWGGAPQGNPQQGYPQQGYPQQPGYPPQQQGGPWGGQPQAAPARGGGFMATALPMAAGAAGGMLLGSALSNAFAGGHSSLGSAAAAGLGGGGETVVNNYYGDGGNQDLGSALDGGGGSDFQDASFSDPSGDFGGDLGGGDDSDWT from the coding sequence ATGAATAGCGAAGAACGCGACGTCATCTCCGGTATCTTCCAGCGTCTGGAGCAGGCCCAGACCCAGCCCCGCGACGCGGAGGCCGAGCGCTTCATCGCCGACAAGCTCCGCACCCAGCCCTATGCTCCCTACGCAATGGCTCAGCTGATCTATGTACAGGAAGAGGCGATCAAGAGCCTGAACCAGCAGCTCGAGCAGGCGCGCAGCCAGGCCGCTCCGGCTCAGTCCTCCGGCGGTGGCGGTTTCCTGTCGAGCATCTTCGGTGGTGGTGGCAGCCAGCGCCAGGAGCCGCAGCCCGGCTACGGGCAGCAGCAGCGGCCTGGCGGCCAGCCCTGGGGCGGCGCGCCCCAGGGCAATCCCCAGCAGGGCTATCCCCAGCAGGGTTACCCGCAGCAGCCGGGCTACCCGCCGCAGCAGCAGGGCGGTCCGTGGGGCGGGCAGCCTCAGGCAGCTCCGGCCCGGGGCGGTGGCTTCATGGCTACCGCGCTCCCGATGGCGGCCGGCGCGGCCGGTGGCATGCTGCTCGGCAGCGCGCTGTCGAACGCCTTCGCGGGTGGGCATTCGAGCCTCGGCAGCGCCGCGGCAGCAGGCCTTGGCGGTGGCGGTGAGACGGTCGTGAACAACTACTACGGCGACGGTGGCAACCAGGATCTCGGCTCGGCCCTCGACGGCGGTGGCGGCAGCGACTTCCAGGATGCCAGCTTCAGCGATCCCTCCGGTGATTTCGGCGGCGATCTCGGCGGTGGCGACGACAGCGACTGGACCTGA
- a CDS encoding porin family protein, protein MKSLLRATTALAGVALAGSAFAADLPRRAAPPPIFTPVPVFTWTGAYFGINAGYAFDASSRSNNSVFGIPAPYAAVGTTATFRDRSQDGFSGGAQVGYNYQFTPGSGVVVGIEADAQYLDFGRNRNNAFISGAVAPGYYVTDPRGLSSLDYFGTVRGRLGYAFDRTLVYGTGGFAYGSGSADRSFGGYAGNDSFRTGYAVGGGIEYALPTDSFLNFFRSSAVTLKVEGLYVNLERGNRNQGALVVNAANLVPVAYSAIGRRDDEFAVVRAGLNYKFGSY, encoded by the coding sequence ATGAAATCCCTGCTTCGCGCCACCACCGCCCTCGCGGGCGTCGCTCTCGCTGGCTCGGCCTTCGCCGCCGACCTGCCGCGCCGCGCCGCCCCGCCGCCGATCTTCACCCCGGTGCCCGTGTTCACCTGGACCGGCGCCTACTTCGGTATCAACGCCGGCTACGCGTTCGACGCCAGCAGCCGCTCCAACAATTCGGTCTTCGGCATCCCGGCCCCCTACGCCGCCGTCGGCACCACCGCCACCTTCCGCGACCGCAGCCAGGACGGCTTCTCGGGCGGCGCCCAGGTCGGCTACAACTATCAGTTCACCCCGGGCTCGGGCGTGGTCGTCGGCATCGAGGCCGACGCCCAGTACCTCGACTTCGGCCGCAACCGGAACAACGCCTTCATCAGCGGCGCCGTCGCCCCGGGCTACTACGTCACCGACCCACGCGGCCTGTCGAGCCTCGACTATTTCGGCACCGTGCGCGGCCGCCTCGGCTACGCCTTCGATCGCACCCTCGTGTACGGCACCGGCGGCTTCGCCTACGGCTCGGGCAGCGCTGACCGCTCGTTCGGCGGCTACGCCGGCAACGACAGCTTCCGCACCGGCTACGCCGTCGGCGGCGGCATCGAGTACGCGCTCCCCACAGACTCGTTCCTGAACTTCTTCCGTTCGAGCGCCGTGACGCTCAAGGTCGAAGGCCTGTACGTCAACCTGGAGCGCGGCAACCGCAACCAGGGCGCCCTGGTCGTCAACGCCGCCAACCTCGTCCCGGTGGCCTACAGCGCCATCGGCCGCCGCGACGACGAGTTCGCCGTCGTCCGCGCCGGCCTGAACTACAAGTTCGGCTCGTACTAA